A region from the Xiphias gladius isolate SHS-SW01 ecotype Sanya breed wild chromosome 20, ASM1685928v1, whole genome shotgun sequence genome encodes:
- the nrarpa gene encoding notch-regulated ankyrin repeat-containing protein A, translating to MSQADVSTCSAPQRVFQEAVKKGNTKELHSLLQNMTNCEFNVNSFGPEGQTALHQSVIDGNLELVKLLVKFGADIRLANREGWSALHIAAFGGHQDIVLYLITKAKYSSGAR from the coding sequence ATGAGCCAGGCGGATGTGTCGACTTGCTCCGCGCCGCAGAGGGTTTTCCAGGAGGCGGTGAAGAAGGGCAACACCAAGGAGCTTCACTCGTTGTTGCAGAACATGACAAACTGCGAGTTCAACGTCAACTCCTTCGGGCCAGAAGGACAGACGGCCCTCCACCAGTCCGTTATCGACGGGAACCTGGAGCTGGTGAAACTGCTGGTGAAGTTTGGTGCAGATATCCGGCTGGCCAACAGGGAAGGGTGGAGCGCTTTACACATCGCCGCCTTCGGGGGCCACCAAGACATTGTGCTATACCTCATCACCAAGGCCAAGTACTCCTCTGGCGCCCGGTGa